In one Trichosurus vulpecula isolate mTriVul1 chromosome 8, mTriVul1.pri, whole genome shotgun sequence genomic region, the following are encoded:
- the LOC118830088 gene encoding pulmonary surfactant-associated protein D-like, which yields MLLLCISALVLFTHTLNAQAAGMTPFSKRAVPDACAIIMCHPEGNGLPGRDGRDGREGPRGEKGDPGPSGPRGPAGLTGEIGPIGPKGENGSMGDPGPKGDTGEKGLPGAPGVPGPPGKIGPPGKEGNAGPQGEQGPKGEAGDKGPEGKEGAQGPTGPRGLPGPKGEKGVSGERGPPGNAGATGPVGIPGIPGPSGPKGSSGPKGDRGLPGEKGAKGESGLTETNVLKQQVAALQEQMKILQTSFSKYQKVVLFPSGRAVGEKIFKTNGYESNFEKASQSCNQANGQIASPRNAAENAAVQEIVTAYNKAAFLGMTDIKTEGKFIYPTGEPLGYSNWAPGEPNNDQDKEDCIEIYTNGKWNDKACGESRLIICQF from the exons ATGTTGCTGCTCTGTATCTCCGCATTGGTCCTCTTTACTCACACCCTAAATGCCCAAGCTGCAGGAATGACACCCTTTTCCAAGAGAGCAGTCCCAGATGCCTGTGCCATCATCATGTGCCACCCTGAGGGAAATGGATTGCCtggaagagatggaagagatgggagagaaggccccagaggagaaaagggagatccAG GACCATCAGGACCTAGAGGCCCAGCAGGATTAACCGGAGAAATTGGTCCCATTGGACCTAAAGGGGAAAATGGATCCATGGGGGATCCAGGCCCAAAGGGAGACACTGGAGAAAAAG GACTCCCTGGAGCCCCAGGTGTGCCTGGTCCTCCTGGAAAAATTGGTCCCCCCGGAAAAGAAGGGAATGCAGGACCCCAAGGTGAACAGGGACCCAAGGGAGAAGCTGGAGACAAAG GacctgaaggaaaagaaggggcaCAAGGTCCCACAGGCCCAAGAGGCCTACCAGGCCCTAAGGGGGAGAAAGGAGTATCAGGTGAAAGAGGACCTCCTGGAAATGCTGGAGCAACTG GCCCAGTTGGAATCCCTGGCATTCCAGGCCCCTCAGGGCCAAAAGGCTCATCTGGGCCAAAAGGTGACAGAGGATTACCTGGGGAGAAGGGTGCCAAAGGAGAAAGTGGTCTCACAG AAACCAATGTTCTGAAGCAGCAAGTAGCGGCCTTACAGGAACAGATGAAAATCCTCCAAACAAGTTTCTCCAAGTACCagaaag TCGTACTGTTTCCAAGTGGCCGAGCAGTTGGAGAGAAGATATTCAAGACCAATGGCTATGAGAGCAACTTTGAGAAAGCGTCACAATCATGCAATCAAGCTAATGGGCAAATAGCCTCCCCCAGGAATGCAGCAGAGAATGCAGCTGTTCAGGAGATTGTCACAGCATACAATAAGGCAGCCTTCCTTGGTATGACTGACATTAAGACAGAGGGCAAGTTCATCTATCCAACAGGAGAACCCCTGGGCTATTCCAACTGGGCCCCGGGAGAGCCTAACAATGATCAGGATAAAGAGGACTGCATTGAAATATATACCAACGGCAAATGGAATGACAAAGCATGTGGGGAATCACGTCTTATCATTTGTCAATTTTGA